A genomic region of Desulfosarcina ovata subsp. ovata contains the following coding sequences:
- a CDS encoding DNA methylase, with protein sequence MANNRLTQLEEIIAANQHHFHQTGKALKQIRDDQLFRDLLFDSFEGYVKDRWDMARSQAYRLIKAANVIDNLSPIGDGILPENEYQARILTRFTKEDQRKIWRAFIASGMALTAKNIRKYAHQTLKAKHVKKKNASVVDIISADYKTAVMAMLEQIRSAQNDDWQTTSRQAALFWLKVMKEKIIRHERQRL encoded by the coding sequence ATGGCCAACAACCGACTCACCCAATTGGAGGAGATCATCGCTGCCAATCAACACCATTTTCACCAAACCGGTAAGGCATTAAAGCAGATTCGAGACGATCAATTGTTTCGAGATTTGCTGTTCGATTCGTTTGAAGGCTATGTCAAGGACCGGTGGGATATGGCCCGATCCCAGGCATATCGTCTGATTAAGGCCGCCAATGTCATCGACAATTTGTCTCCAATTGGCGACGGCATCCTTCCGGAGAATGAATACCAGGCCAGGATTCTAACGCGTTTTACAAAAGAGGATCAACGCAAGATCTGGCGTGCATTTATCGCATCCGGCATGGCGCTCACGGCTAAGAATATTAGAAAGTACGCCCATCAAACCCTAAAGGCCAAGCATGTCAAAAAAAAGAATGCGTCTGTGGTCGATATCATCAGCGCAGACTATAAAACGGCCGTGATGGCCATGCTGGAACAGATTCGGTCGGCGCAAAACGATGATTGGCAAACGACATCCAGACAAGCGGCCTTATTCTGGCTGAAAGTGATGAAAGAGAAAATCATTCGTCATGAAAGACAAAGACTTTGA
- a CDS encoding integrase: MKDKDFEQLPMDDRFLILLHKKIMDKTGSAKRRAKKYYMDQYRKTGVIPKPLLLAGQGIMEGRKCSGRRRVLTEKIQNRFIEMVKASSDPSDDRFVFITRHGRTIKNYHAWLEQEFERSISLSALRRFARQANLKVYLEKPDFEEKNDPSVCFKDEPVFDLIQMDGCRFRYFKIRSDDGVWAKPQVIEFFDTGSRNMLVLDAYFSESSLNSVDLFEKFLVSTPFPQKKIRLRPDNAKGFVNLKRPINELNIKFSLPGGFYLQPNFSRIHAPKDKAHLESSHRSIHHFEMRIIKHFEDRIVKTEPGYIYKKGKKGKITITYLDIDLATLRQSGLLEAYRRQHNEQKHYYSVNGKTSAWVPKEKFDDGLAQYEWITFSADDVRHFVKYGYDKINATVGAKGIITFKKQTYYVAVGAQHFSRHKSTKVYISDLGDKLFIFEHKENGILLGEALRREPYEKPVKKAGTEPNAVELISAFLQEKKMAVDRPRLIDIHLRGLTLDAAQTIYRQHRKRYIAYAIKLRQPETITGKALFNAFILDCERQLSNNPLAPYASCSENKVL; the protein is encoded by the coding sequence ATGAAAGACAAAGACTTTGAACAACTGCCCATGGACGACCGTTTCCTGATCTTGCTGCACAAAAAGATCATGGACAAAACCGGCAGCGCCAAACGCAGGGCCAAAAAATATTACATGGATCAATACCGTAAGACCGGCGTCATTCCCAAACCGCTGCTGCTTGCCGGCCAAGGCATCATGGAAGGCAGAAAGTGCAGCGGCCGGCGCCGGGTCTTGACCGAAAAAATCCAAAACCGCTTCATCGAGATGGTCAAGGCTTCCAGCGATCCATCGGACGATCGTTTTGTATTTATCACCCGCCATGGACGAACCATCAAAAATTACCACGCCTGGCTCGAACAAGAGTTCGAACGTAGCATCTCACTTAGCGCTTTAAGGCGTTTTGCCAGGCAAGCCAACCTCAAGGTCTATTTGGAAAAACCAGACTTCGAGGAAAAGAACGATCCCAGCGTCTGCTTTAAGGACGAACCGGTCTTCGATTTGATTCAAATGGACGGATGCAGGTTTCGCTATTTCAAGATTCGATCGGACGACGGCGTTTGGGCCAAGCCCCAGGTGATCGAGTTTTTTGACACCGGATCGCGCAACATGCTTGTGCTTGACGCCTATTTTTCCGAAAGCAGTCTAAATTCGGTGGACCTGTTCGAGAAATTTTTGGTGAGCACCCCCTTTCCGCAAAAAAAGATACGGCTGAGACCGGACAATGCAAAGGGTTTTGTCAACCTGAAACGCCCCATCAACGAACTGAACATCAAATTTTCATTGCCAGGCGGATTTTATCTGCAACCAAACTTCTCACGCATCCATGCGCCCAAGGACAAAGCACATCTGGAATCATCCCATCGCAGCATCCATCATTTTGAAATGCGGATCATCAAGCACTTTGAAGACCGCATCGTTAAGACAGAACCGGGCTATATCTACAAAAAGGGCAAAAAAGGAAAAATTACCATCACCTATCTCGACATCGATCTTGCAACGCTGCGCCAGAGTGGTTTACTCGAAGCCTATCGCCGGCAGCACAATGAGCAAAAGCACTATTATTCTGTGAACGGTAAAACATCGGCCTGGGTGCCCAAGGAGAAGTTTGACGACGGTCTTGCCCAATACGAGTGGATAACGTTCAGTGCGGATGACGTACGCCATTTCGTCAAATACGGCTATGACAAGATCAACGCCACCGTGGGGGCGAAAGGCATCATTACTTTCAAAAAGCAGACCTACTATGTGGCCGTTGGCGCGCAACACTTCAGCCGCCACAAGAGCACCAAGGTGTATATCTCCGATCTTGGCGACAAGCTGTTTATCTTCGAGCATAAGGAAAACGGTATCCTGCTGGGTGAAGCGCTGCGCCGGGAACCTTACGAAAAGCCGGTCAAAAAGGCAGGCACCGAACCCAACGCGGTTGAATTGATCAGCGCTTTTCTGCAGGAGAAAAAGATGGCGGTGGACAGGCCACGACTGATTGACATCCATCTTCGGGGTTTGACCCTCGATGCCGCCCAAACAATCTATCGGCAACACCGGAAACGATATATCGCTTACGCGATCAAACTACGCCAGCCTGAAACCATCACCGGCAAGGCGCTTTTCAATGCGTTCATTTTGGATTGCGAAAGACAATTGTCAAACAACCCTTTGGCCCCGTATGCCTCATGCAGCGAAAACAAAGTTTTATAA
- a CDS encoding ATP-binding protein, with protein MQRKQSFINDKRRVSYLSAVYNRIYRGQSVLIEGEYGVGKTRFLELLKPKKLQGVWVESLFNVHEMLASILQGLNYEAVATYRRTPHHLKLIRNLTDYYIIIDEANDIEKRVWPYLKRIMDAHVPIVLAGLPKVRTYLTSQHPDILSRLKTLILYPIVVEDFILEYKDFESEAIEQIYVATRGDMRKFKEICTDCRDKAKELGHSFVDLNLAVDFLANLHPM; from the coding sequence ATGCAGCGAAAACAAAGTTTTATAAACGATAAGCGCCGGGTCTCCTATCTATCCGCGGTATACAACCGGATCTACCGGGGACAGAGCGTATTGATCGAGGGCGAATATGGTGTCGGAAAAACTCGTTTCCTCGAACTGCTCAAACCCAAAAAACTTCAAGGCGTATGGGTGGAGTCGCTTTTCAATGTGCATGAAATGTTGGCCTCCATCCTTCAAGGGTTGAACTACGAGGCGGTGGCCACTTATCGGCGCACGCCCCATCATTTGAAGCTGATCCGCAATCTGACCGATTATTACATCATCATCGACGAGGCCAATGACATCGAAAAAAGGGTTTGGCCCTACCTGAAACGAATCATGGACGCGCACGTGCCCATCGTTTTGGCCGGACTGCCAAAGGTGAGGACATATTTGACCAGCCAGCATCCGGATATCCTCAGCCGATTGAAAACCTTGATTCTGTATCCCATCGTAGTCGAGGATTTCATCCTGGAATACAAGGATTTTGAATCTGAAGCCATCGAACAGATTTATGTGGCCACCAGGGGCGATATGAGAAAATTCAAGGAAATTTGCACGGATTGCCGCGACAAGGCCAAAGAACTGGGCCATAGCTTCGTCGATTTAAATCTGGCGGTCGACTTTCTCGCCAATCTTCATCCCATGTAG
- a CDS encoding type II toxin-antitoxin system RelE family toxin — MAGYKIFFRKSVWKDFESIPKKELNRILEKIESLSENPRPSGSQKLSGQERFRIRQGRYRIIYSIQDEELTVWIVKVGHRKDVYR; from the coding sequence ATGGCCGGATATAAAATCTTCTTTAGAAAATCGGTCTGGAAAGATTTTGAATCCATCCCCAAAAAAGAATTAAATAGAATTCTCGAAAAAATAGAGTCCCTTTCAGAAAATCCCAGGCCTTCCGGCTCTCAAAAATTAAGCGGCCAGGAGCGTTTTCGAATTCGTCAAGGCCGATATCGTATCATTTATTCAATTCAAGACGAAGAATTAACAGTTTGGATTGTTAAAGTTGGCCATCGTAAGGATGTATACCGGTAG
- a CDS encoding CopG family transcriptional regulator: protein MATLSKRSTIYLDPALHQALRLKSVETSRSMSDIINEIVKEALAEDAEDLSAFDERANEPLISYEEMVKRLKKDGRI, encoded by the coding sequence ATGGCTACATTATCAAAAAGATCAACTATTTACTTAGACCCTGCCCTGCATCAGGCATTACGTCTTAAATCTGTTGAAACATCGCGTTCAATGTCTGATATTATTAATGAAATTGTTAAAGAAGCCCTGGCAGAGGATGCTGAGGATCTGTCAGCCTTCGACGAAAGGGCCAATGAACCCTTGATCAGCTATGAGGAAATGGTAAAGAGGCTAAAAAAAGATGGCCGGATATAA
- a CDS encoding type II toxin-antitoxin system PemK/MazF family toxin, giving the protein MAAYVPKQGDIIAITFDPQSGHEQKGRRPAFVVSKDLFNRSTGLAIVCPVTNTERGFPFHVPIPKDSKLTGFIMVEQVKSVDFRARRAKRIERSSDELLSEVLSILDACIY; this is encoded by the coding sequence ATGGCTGCTTATGTCCCCAAGCAAGGGGACATTATCGCAATCACATTTGATCCACAATCTGGTCATGAGCAGAAGGGGCGACGCCCTGCTTTTGTTGTCAGCAAGGACCTATTCAATCGAAGCACAGGTTTGGCTATTGTGTGCCCGGTAACAAACACAGAGCGAGGTTTTCCCTTCCACGTTCCTATACCAAAAGACAGCAAGCTGACCGGTTTCATTATGGTTGAGCAAGTTAAATCTGTCGATTTTCGAGCTCGTCGTGCCAAACGAATTGAACGTAGCAGTGATGAACTCCTATCTGAAGTTCTGTCCATACTGGATGCATGCATTTATTAG
- a CDS encoding AbrB/MazE/SpoVT family DNA-binding domain-containing protein — MLAKIQKWGNSQGLRLTKNLLADAQLGVGDEVDISIKDGIMIVTPAKKIRGKHSLKDLVARIPENYKTGEVDWSDPVGKETW; from the coding sequence ATGCTTGCAAAAATTCAGAAATGGGGAAACAGCCAAGGGCTTCGTCTTACAAAAAACCTGCTCGCCGATGCGCAGCTTGGAGTCGGTGACGAGGTGGATATCAGTATAAAAGATGGTATTATGATTGTCACGCCGGCCAAAAAGATACGCGGCAAACACAGTCTCAAGGATCTTGTCGCACGTATTCCTGAAAATTACAAAACCGGCGAAGTCGACTGGAGTGATCCGGTTGGCAAGGAGACTTGGTAA
- a CDS encoding type II toxin-antitoxin system RelE/ParE family toxin, producing the protein MNSAKFDPEAQAEFLSAVMYYEKCQEGLGRRFRLLVESAVQKIVESPFIYRTLKAPFRRYLLPKFPYSIIYSIEPDHIRIIAVAHNKRKPGYWSNRFQNLQKSSDK; encoded by the coding sequence ATGAATTCGGCTAAATTTGACCCAGAAGCTCAGGCCGAATTTTTATCGGCTGTAATGTATTACGAAAAGTGTCAAGAAGGTTTGGGGCGTCGATTCCGCCTCCTTGTTGAATCTGCAGTCCAAAAGATCGTCGAATCTCCTTTCATATATCGTACGCTAAAAGCGCCTTTTAGACGTTATCTATTGCCAAAATTTCCATATTCGATCATTTACTCTATTGAGCCGGATCATATCCGAATAATCGCAGTTGCGCACAATAAGCGAAAGCCTGGTTATTGGTCAAATAGATTTCAGAACCTGCAAAAAAGCTCTGATAAATAA
- a CDS encoding addiction module protein yields the protein MSNLLKKIEHDALNLTSQERAFLADRLLSSLGEEALTEVDEAWIEEAERRYQDYKDGKRPGISAHEVFAKADSMLK from the coding sequence ATGTCTAACCTATTGAAAAAAATAGAACATGATGCACTTAACCTCACCAGCCAAGAACGCGCATTTTTAGCTGATCGCTTACTGAGTTCCCTCGGCGAAGAGGCGCTCACAGAGGTGGATGAGGCCTGGATTGAGGAGGCTGAGCGTCGTTATCAGGATTACAAGGATGGCAAACGCCCTGGCATTTCTGCCCATGAAGTTTTTGCAAAAGCTGATTCTATGCTGAAATGA
- a CDS encoding ATP-binding protein, whose protein sequence is MAKCIAYAATQAGIKTLFTSTMDMLNHLIAAEADHSLLKKLHHYQSQDLLVCDEIGYLPLGQQGSNLFFQVISHRHQVKSTIITTNLPFGDWGKIFDSTTVATAIADRLVYNAHVLILEGPSYRKRSKPAE, encoded by the coding sequence CTGGCCAAGTGCATCGCCTATGCCGCCACTCAGGCCGGTATCAAAACGCTTTTCACCTCGACGATGGATATGCTCAATCATTTGATCGCTGCAGAGGCAGACCATTCTTTGCTGAAAAAACTCCACCACTATCAATCCCAGGATTTGCTTGTTTGTGACGAGATCGGTTATCTTCCGCTTGGCCAGCAAGGATCAAATCTGTTCTTCCAGGTCATCAGCCATCGGCATCAGGTAAAATCGACGATCATTACGACCAATTTGCCTTTTGGCGACTGGGGTAAAATATTTGATAGCACCACCGTGGCCACAGCGATCGCCGACCGTCTGGTTTACAACGCGCATGTCCTTATTTTGGAGGGCCCCAGCTATCGAAAGAGGTCAAAACCGGCTGAGTAA
- a CDS encoding site-specific integrase encodes MEKATIRELIEAVIGELERLGYASETIKLYQRLYQKFLLYADERQIHHHSLDVCHRWLRDTLGIDPTLVGSGNEHAYKRNSYLPIRVCQCLAEWQLHGCLPLKKQGKLAALELPNQFKDAYDSYVTLCCKAGYSERGTYTRLNRIKRMLLFFDQHGVSSLQSITAERISEFFRSQIELDSRTVATMLTASRVFFRHLYRKGFTEENLSDKLPVVKANRKFRLPRIWNQEDLLSVLNSIDRGNPVGKRDYAIMMLVTRYGLRSADVKTLKLSDLRWSENVIELVQSKTRNPLRLPMLRDVGWAIIDYLQNGRPHSEHPEVFLTCTVPIRPFGLNSCALNAILTKRIQQAGVRISSEVPKGMHSLRHTLASVMLANDVELSVISSVLGHVTSEATSVYLHTDIARLKECALDPEEVLPNGTT; translated from the coding sequence ATGGAAAAAGCAACCATCAGGGAACTGATCGAAGCGGTCATCGGGGAACTTGAACGACTCGGTTATGCATCCGAGACCATCAAATTGTATCAAAGGCTGTATCAAAAATTTCTACTGTATGCGGATGAGAGACAGATACATCACCATTCCTTAGACGTGTGTCACCGGTGGCTGAGAGATACCCTCGGAATAGACCCTACACTTGTGGGCAGTGGGAATGAGCACGCTTACAAACGAAACTCCTATCTTCCGATCCGGGTGTGCCAGTGCCTGGCTGAATGGCAACTCCATGGATGCCTCCCGTTAAAAAAGCAGGGCAAACTTGCCGCCCTTGAGCTTCCCAATCAATTCAAAGATGCATATGATTCATACGTTACCCTTTGCTGCAAGGCAGGATACTCCGAAAGGGGTACCTACACCAGGCTCAATCGGATCAAACGTATGCTGCTTTTTTTCGACCAGCATGGGGTATCAAGTTTGCAGAGTATTACCGCCGAAAGAATATCGGAGTTTTTCCGCTCACAAATTGAACTGGATAGTCGGACAGTCGCCACCATGCTGACCGCAAGTAGGGTGTTTTTCCGTCATCTCTACCGAAAGGGGTTTACTGAAGAAAACCTATCGGACAAGTTGCCGGTGGTAAAAGCAAACCGGAAGTTCCGTCTTCCTCGCATATGGAATCAGGAGGATTTGTTGTCAGTTCTCAATTCAATAGATCGGGGCAATCCTGTGGGCAAACGCGATTATGCCATAATGATGCTCGTCACCCGATACGGATTGCGTTCGGCTGATGTGAAAACCCTGAAGCTCTCGGATCTACGCTGGAGTGAGAACGTGATTGAGCTCGTTCAGAGTAAGACCCGCAACCCGTTGAGATTGCCGATGTTGCGGGACGTCGGGTGGGCTATCATTGATTACCTACAGAATGGTCGGCCGCACTCCGAGCATCCGGAGGTATTCCTTACCTGCACAGTACCAATACGACCATTCGGTCTGAACTCCTGCGCTTTGAATGCCATCCTGACCAAACGAATCCAGCAGGCGGGCGTTAGAATCTCCAGTGAAGTGCCCAAGGGAATGCATTCGCTTCGGCATACTCTTGCCAGCGTGATGCTCGCAAATGATGTCGAGCTTTCGGTAATTTCCTCGGTACTTGGGCACGTCACTTCTGAGGCAACCAGCGTTTACCTCCATACTGACATTGCCAGACTGAAAGAATGTGCGCTTGACCCTGAGGAGGTATTACCCAATGGAACCACGTGA
- a CDS encoding tyrosine-type recombinase/integrase — translation MEPREETFAQIVDDYVQEKRATGYRFDKGSQMLRRIVDIQEEIDHGIPRLSRKLVERWIEKTPWENETNRSHRLSVLRGLGAYMVRMGYDAIIVPQRLTLLKDYAYTPYIFSDRELGSLLGTVDQLCATGISTHSDLVFPVVFRILIGCGSRITETLQIEKKDVDVENGTLSLRITKNRKERIIPMAESLVLRCREYVCNSQSIRSFNSSRWFFPNKKSIPYNSGTAYGLYRKALRLSGISHGGRGKGPRLHDLRHTFAVRVLNKWVRDGKNLTTALPYLAIYMGHEGLKACQHYLRLTAVMFPELIKTVEKKYGWIIPEAYHE, via the coding sequence ATGGAACCACGTGAGGAAACATTTGCGCAGATCGTAGACGACTATGTTCAGGAAAAAAGGGCAACCGGATATCGTTTCGACAAAGGATCTCAGATGCTCCGCCGAATCGTTGATATCCAAGAGGAGATCGATCATGGTATTCCCCGACTCTCCCGAAAACTGGTAGAGCGGTGGATTGAAAAGACGCCGTGGGAAAACGAGACGAACAGAAGTCACCGGCTCTCCGTTCTTCGTGGTCTGGGGGCATACATGGTCCGTATGGGATATGATGCGATTATCGTTCCACAGCGGCTCACCCTTCTGAAGGACTACGCCTATACGCCCTACATCTTTTCCGATCGCGAGCTCGGCTCGCTGCTTGGTACCGTAGACCAGCTGTGCGCCACCGGCATCTCAACCCATTCGGATTTGGTCTTCCCGGTGGTGTTCAGAATCCTGATTGGCTGCGGATCGCGGATCACCGAAACACTGCAAATAGAAAAGAAGGATGTCGATGTCGAGAATGGCACATTATCGCTACGCATTACGAAAAACAGAAAAGAGCGGATCATTCCCATGGCCGAATCTCTTGTGCTAAGATGCCGGGAATATGTTTGTAACAGTCAATCCATACGTAGCTTCAACTCGTCGCGATGGTTTTTCCCAAACAAGAAGAGCATACCATACAATTCCGGAACCGCGTACGGCCTATATCGAAAGGCGTTACGTTTGTCAGGCATTTCTCACGGCGGCAGGGGGAAAGGCCCTCGTTTACATGACCTGCGCCACACCTTTGCTGTTCGGGTCCTGAACAAGTGGGTTCGGGATGGCAAGAATCTCACGACAGCACTTCCCTACCTTGCTATCTACATGGGGCATGAAGGACTGAAAGCATGCCAACATTATCTGCGGCTTACTGCAGTGATGTTTCCTGAGTTGATAAAGACCGTAGAAAAAAAATATGGGTGGATCATCCCGGAGGCCTACCATGAATGA
- a CDS encoding tyrosine-type recombinase/integrase, which yields MNETDFALHINGFFSRYLPGQRNLSTNTITSYRDAFKLFLVFCETDRKMKADKIRISDLTPELVAEYLAWLERVRHCGVGTRNQRLAAFKSFFHYVASLQPEHLLNCQRILDLPMKKVARKAMNYFSPEGLHLLLSQPDTSTPKGRRDHALLVLLYDTAARVQEIIDLRVRDVRLEQPATVTLYGKGRKTRVVPVTVKTASIMEGYFQEKGWIERSNASDFPVFMNSRKCKLSRAGVAYILSKHVKSMSIEGSHHVPGTVSPHCLRHTKAIHLLRSGVPLIYIRDILGHVSVTTTEIYAKVDAEAKRKALEDAYEVPSQDIIPSWEKDRGLMTWLVELCA from the coding sequence ATGAATGAGACTGATTTCGCCTTACATATCAATGGGTTTTTCTCGCGCTACCTCCCCGGACAGCGGAACCTGAGTACGAACACCATCACCTCCTATCGAGACGCATTTAAACTGTTCTTGGTATTCTGCGAGACGGACAGAAAAATGAAAGCCGACAAGATCCGCATCTCCGACCTCACTCCGGAGTTGGTAGCCGAATACTTGGCTTGGCTTGAACGGGTGCGACACTGTGGAGTCGGGACCCGAAACCAACGATTGGCTGCGTTCAAATCATTTTTTCACTACGTGGCTTCATTGCAGCCGGAGCACCTACTGAATTGCCAGCGTATACTTGACCTTCCAATGAAGAAGGTTGCACGCAAGGCGATGAACTACTTCAGTCCAGAAGGATTACACCTGTTACTCAGCCAGCCCGATACCAGCACTCCGAAAGGGCGGCGTGACCATGCGCTACTCGTGCTTCTCTACGATACCGCGGCAAGAGTCCAGGAGATTATCGACCTTCGTGTGCGGGATGTCAGACTGGAGCAACCCGCCACAGTCACCCTGTACGGAAAAGGTAGAAAGACGCGCGTTGTTCCTGTCACCGTGAAGACAGCATCTATTATGGAAGGATATTTTCAGGAAAAGGGATGGATCGAAAGATCCAATGCGTCTGATTTTCCGGTATTCATGAACAGCCGGAAATGCAAACTGTCGCGCGCAGGTGTCGCCTACATCCTGTCCAAACACGTCAAGAGCATGTCCATTGAGGGCAGTCACCATGTACCGGGAACGGTTTCACCTCACTGTCTCAGACATACAAAGGCCATTCATTTGCTCAGAAGTGGTGTTCCGCTGATCTATATTCGGGATATTCTCGGCCACGTTTCGGTGACAACCACAGAAATTTATGCAAAGGTGGATGCAGAAGCGAAACGCAAGGCGCTCGAAGACGCGTATGAAGTACCGTCACAGGATATCATACCCAGCTGGGAGAAGGACCGGGGCCTGATGACCTGGCTTGTGGAGCTTTGTGCTTAA
- a CDS encoding ATP-binding protein encodes MVEKIIEQCKQLRLKAVMLNLDQVIEHASTQNWPCLKTIEHLFDLELEQRRQNRIFLMFKRSNLLEKPTVDQFDFDHHSSRKKQKTKILNLLTLEFIRQKMDIILIGNPGVGNYVKHSLM; translated from the coding sequence ATGGTTGAGAAAATTATAGAGCAGTGTAAACAGCTCCGGCTAAAAGCCGTCATGCTGAATCTGGATCAAGTTATAGAACATGCCAGTACGCAAAACTGGCCTTGCCTGAAAACCATCGAACATTTGTTTGACCTCGAACTTGAACAGCGCCGGCAAAACCGTATTTTTCTGATGTTTAAACGGTCTAACCTGCTTGAAAAGCCCACCGTCGACCAGTTTGACTTCGACCATCACAGTTCCCGTAAAAAACAGAAAACAAAAATTCTAAATCTACTTACCCTGGAGTTTATCCGGCAAAAAATGGACATCATTTTGATTGGTAATCCTGGGGTTGGGAATTATGTGAAGCATTCGCTTATGTAA